The following are encoded together in the Nocardia sp. XZ_19_385 genome:
- a CDS encoding ABC transporter ATP-binding protein gives MTLRAELGVARGQFRLDIEFEVAAGEVVALLGPNGAGKTTALRALAGLTPLTEGRLEVGEKLWDAPPQVFVPAERREVGVVFQDYLLFAHLNALDNVAFGLRARGHRRAAARERAAQWLDRVGLAEHRDAKPRALSGGQAQRVALARALATDPQLLLLDEPLAALDASTRLRVRSDLAHHLSGYPGHTVLVTHDPLDAMVLADRLVILENGAIVQEGPPAEVARRPRSDYVANLVGLNLYRGTADGTHVALDGGGSFTVAEPGSGTVHVAFPPSAVSLHPEQPAGSPRNTWPVTIAGIEQHAHTTRVRLDGNPPVLADITPATVADLHLHPGTELWAAVKATETHTYPA, from the coding sequence ATGACACTGCGCGCCGAATTGGGTGTTGCCCGTGGACAGTTCCGGCTCGATATCGAGTTCGAGGTGGCGGCCGGGGAAGTGGTGGCGCTGCTGGGGCCGAACGGGGCCGGGAAGACGACCGCGCTGCGGGCGCTGGCGGGGTTGACGCCGCTCACCGAGGGCCGCCTCGAAGTCGGCGAAAAGCTCTGGGACGCACCGCCTCAGGTGTTCGTGCCCGCGGAGCGGCGCGAGGTCGGCGTCGTCTTCCAGGACTACCTGCTGTTCGCGCATCTGAACGCACTCGACAATGTCGCCTTCGGACTCCGTGCCCGCGGCCACCGCCGGGCCGCCGCCCGCGAACGCGCCGCACAGTGGCTCGACCGTGTCGGCCTGGCCGAGCACCGCGACGCCAAACCCCGCGCCCTGTCTGGCGGCCAAGCCCAACGTGTCGCACTGGCAAGGGCTTTGGCCACCGACCCACAGCTGCTGCTGCTCGACGAACCCCTGGCCGCCCTGGACGCGAGCACCCGCCTGCGCGTGCGCTCGGACCTCGCCCATCACCTGTCCGGCTACCCCGGCCACACCGTGCTCGTCACCCATGACCCGCTCGACGCGATGGTGCTGGCCGACCGCCTGGTCATCCTCGAGAACGGCGCCATCGTCCAGGAGGGCCCACCGGCCGAGGTCGCCCGCCGCCCCCGCTCCGACTATGTCGCAAACCTGGTGGGCCTCAACCTGTACCGCGGCACCGCCGACGGCACCCACGTCGCCCTCGACGGCGGCGGCTCCTTCACCGTCGCCGAACCCGGCAGCGGCACAGTACATGTCGCGTTCCCGCCGAGCGCGGTAAGCCTGCACCCCGAACAACCCGCCGGCAGCCCCCGCAACACCTGGCCGGTCACCATCGCGGGCATCGAACAGCACGCCCACACCACCCGGGTTCGACTCGACGGCAACCCACCCGTCCTCGCCGACATCACCCCGGCGACAGTCGCGGACCTCCACCTACACCCGGGCACCGAACTCTGGGCCGCGGTCAAAGCCACCGAAACCCACACCTACCCCGCCTGA
- the modB gene encoding molybdate ABC transporter permease subunit: MRADIRPNGGSSPWQRAARKRSVRGRRPLVLLIPAVAGLLFLAGPLVGLLVRAPWATLPDRLFSAEVLTALRLSLVCATLATVICLVLGIPLAWLLARGDVPGRGLLRALVTVPLVLPPVVGGVALLLVLGRRGLVGQYLHEWFGVSLPFTTTGVVIAEAFVAMPFLVISVEGALRAADPRFEEAAATLGASRWLTFRRVTLPSVLPGVIAGSVLCWARALGEFGATITFAGNFPGKTTTMPLAVYLALETDPDAAIVLSLVLLAVSVIVLVALRERWIRGAA; the protein is encoded by the coding sequence CTGCGTGCAGACATTCGCCCGAATGGGGGCTCCTCGCCGTGGCAGCGAGCAGCGCGGAAGCGGTCGGTGCGGGGTCGGCGGCCGTTGGTGCTGCTGATTCCCGCTGTGGCCGGGCTGCTGTTTCTGGCGGGCCCGCTGGTCGGGCTGTTGGTGCGGGCGCCGTGGGCGACGCTGCCGGATCGGCTGTTCAGCGCTGAAGTACTTACCGCGCTGCGGCTTTCGCTGGTGTGCGCGACGCTGGCCACGGTCATCTGCCTGGTGCTGGGGATTCCGCTGGCCTGGTTGCTCGCGCGCGGGGATGTGCCAGGCCGAGGGCTACTGCGCGCGCTGGTGACCGTTCCGCTGGTGTTGCCGCCGGTGGTCGGAGGTGTCGCACTGTTGCTGGTGCTCGGCAGGCGCGGGCTGGTCGGGCAATATCTGCACGAATGGTTCGGTGTTTCTTTGCCTTTCACCACCACCGGCGTGGTGATCGCGGAGGCGTTCGTGGCCATGCCGTTCCTCGTGATCTCGGTGGAGGGTGCGCTGCGGGCGGCGGATCCGCGGTTCGAAGAGGCCGCGGCCACGCTCGGCGCGTCCAGGTGGCTGACCTTCCGGCGGGTGACACTGCCCTCGGTGCTGCCCGGGGTGATCGCGGGGTCGGTGCTCTGCTGGGCGCGAGCGCTCGGGGAATTCGGCGCGACGATCACCTTCGCGGGTAACTTCCCCGGCAAGACCACCACGATGCCGCTAGCTGTATACCTCGCGCTGGAGACCGATCCCGACGCCGCCATCGTGCTCAGCCTGGTGTTGCTCGCGGTGTCGGTGATCGTGCTGGTCGCGTTGCGCGAGCGCTGGATTCGAGGAGCGGCATGA
- a CDS encoding bifunctional phosphatase PAP2/diacylglycerol kinase family protein, which yields MRVKRDRKSSRPHGLASALDVWLVDRSARVRPSRADRMLRGLSTSANYNRLWIGAGAAMILLGSPAARRAGARGLVAVGLASGIANGVAKPLFPRRRPPDESVPFVRRLVKPPVSSSFPSGHAASAAAFATGVALEYPAAAVAVVPLAAAVGYSRVHIGVHWPSDVVAGAALGSGIALATHRWWAVREDEPALLGPAERIEPLPRGRGLLMVINPNAGLGSGVGTYDPAQLRDRLPEADFVELDPAIGLDKQLEEGLSRDHIRAIGVFGGDGTVSSVAGYAARHRLPLAVFSGGTLNHFARDAGVADIEATLAAVETGQVAACDAATVRYDDSESRTFVNTASLGGYPDFVRLRERWQEHLGKWPAAGISMVRVLLGAEPLHAVIDGEPMAIWMLFVGNGRYDPPNQIPRSRPELHHGTLDVRYLRADVPFSRTRLIWSTLTGTLDRSPTYVRHEGHRFEVSVTEASVSLATDGEVDYKGRDFVFESQPDTLTLFHRDPRTED from the coding sequence ATGCGTGTTAAACGGGATCGCAAGTCCTCCAGACCGCACGGCCTGGCCAGCGCCCTGGATGTGTGGCTGGTCGACCGCAGCGCGCGGGTTCGGCCCTCGCGCGCCGACCGGATGCTGCGCGGTCTGAGCACCAGTGCGAACTACAACCGGTTGTGGATAGGTGCGGGAGCGGCCATGATCCTGCTCGGCAGCCCCGCCGCGCGCCGAGCCGGCGCGCGTGGGCTCGTCGCGGTCGGTCTCGCCAGCGGTATCGCGAATGGTGTAGCCAAACCACTGTTTCCGCGCAGGCGGCCACCGGACGAGTCGGTGCCGTTCGTGCGGCGGCTGGTGAAACCGCCGGTGTCGTCGTCCTTCCCGTCCGGACACGCGGCCTCGGCAGCCGCCTTCGCGACCGGGGTGGCACTCGAATATCCCGCTGCGGCAGTCGCGGTGGTACCGCTGGCCGCGGCTGTCGGATATTCCCGGGTGCATATCGGCGTGCACTGGCCCTCGGATGTGGTGGCGGGCGCGGCGCTCGGATCCGGTATCGCGCTGGCCACGCACCGGTGGTGGGCGGTGCGTGAGGATGAACCGGCCCTGCTCGGGCCCGCCGAGCGGATCGAGCCGCTGCCGCGCGGCCGTGGTCTGCTGATGGTGATCAACCCGAACGCGGGCCTCGGTAGCGGCGTCGGCACCTACGACCCGGCGCAACTGCGGGACCGGCTGCCGGAAGCGGACTTCGTCGAACTGGACCCGGCCATCGGGCTGGACAAGCAGCTCGAAGAAGGACTCAGCCGCGACCATATTCGCGCGATCGGCGTGTTCGGCGGGGACGGCACGGTGTCCTCGGTGGCGGGTTACGCGGCGCGGCACCGGCTTCCGCTCGCGGTGTTCTCCGGCGGCACCCTCAACCACTTCGCCCGGGACGCGGGCGTCGCGGACATCGAGGCCACCCTCGCCGCCGTCGAGACCGGCCAGGTGGCGGCGTGTGACGCGGCCACGGTGCGGTACGACGACTCCGAGTCGCGCACCTTCGTCAACACCGCCAGCCTCGGCGGCTATCCCGACTTCGTCCGCCTGCGGGAGCGCTGGCAGGAGCACCTCGGCAAGTGGCCCGCCGCCGGCATTTCCATGGTGCGCGTGCTGCTCGGCGCCGAACCGCTGCACGCGGTGATCGACGGCGAACCGATGGCCATCTGGATGCTGTTCGTCGGCAACGGACGCTACGACCCGCCCAACCAGATCCCGCGCTCCCGGCCGGAGTTGCACCACGGCACCCTCGACGTCCGCTATCTGCGCGCCGACGTCCCGTTCTCGCGCACCCGCCTGATCTGGTCCACCCTCACCGGCACCCTCGACCGTTCACCCACCTACGTCCGCCACGAAGGCCACCGTTTCGAAGTCTCGGTCACCGAAGCGTCGGTCTCCCTCGCCACCGACGGCGAAGTCGATTACAAGGGCCGCGATTTCGTCTTCGAAAGCCAGCCCGACACCCTCACCCTCTTCCACCGAGATCCCCGCACCGAAGACTGA
- a CDS encoding gamma-glutamyl-gamma-aminobutyrate hydrolase family protein has protein sequence MDSNGSDRRPLIGLPTYRERARFGTWDTESAVLPIGYAAMVERAGGIPVLLPPVGVARPELVQRLDGLVLTGGADIEPSRYGRPLEQALGYSRPDRDESEFELFSLARAADLPILAVCRGLQLVNVALGGTLIQHLPDVVGHDEHSGGPDSFTVMRVLTTAGSRIAALLGPEVKAHCHHHQAIEQLAPGLTATAHSADGAIEAIEVPGDPLLLGVQWHPEANTTDDRLMRALVEAAVARRDPG, from the coding sequence GTGGATTCGAACGGCTCTGACCGGCGTCCGCTCATCGGCCTGCCCACCTACCGGGAGCGGGCCCGGTTCGGCACCTGGGATACCGAAAGCGCCGTCCTGCCCATCGGTTACGCCGCCATGGTCGAGCGCGCGGGCGGTATCCCGGTACTGCTGCCGCCCGTCGGTGTCGCGCGCCCGGAGCTGGTGCAGCGGCTCGACGGTCTGGTGCTGACCGGCGGCGCCGACATCGAGCCGTCCCGCTACGGGCGGCCGCTGGAACAGGCTCTCGGTTACTCCCGGCCTGATCGGGACGAGTCGGAATTCGAGCTGTTCAGCCTGGCTCGTGCGGCGGATCTGCCGATTCTGGCGGTGTGCCGTGGACTCCAGCTGGTGAATGTGGCACTGGGCGGCACGCTGATTCAGCATCTCCCCGATGTGGTCGGCCACGACGAACACTCGGGCGGCCCCGATTCCTTCACCGTGATGCGTGTGCTGACCACGGCGGGCAGCCGTATTGCCGCGCTCCTCGGGCCGGAGGTGAAGGCGCACTGTCACCACCACCAGGCGATCGAGCAGCTGGCCCCCGGGCTGACCGCCACCGCGCACAGTGCCGACGGCGCCATCGAAGCCATCGAGGTCCCCGGCGATCCGTTGTTGCTCGGTGTGCAGTGGCACCCGGAGGCGAACACCACTGATGACCGGCTGATGCGGGCGTTGGTCGAGGCCGCGGTTGCGCGCCGGGACCCTGGGTGA
- the modA gene encoding molybdate ABC transporter substrate-binding protein, with amino-acid sequence MTMTRTGVVMVTAGLAAALVTSCGSDDSAAAGDQVTGKVTVFAAASLTETFKELGAQFEAAHPGVKVAYSFGASSALAQQLQQGAPADVFASAAPKNMQQVVDNGEITVSPVTFVRNRLEIAVPKGNPARITGLADFGKTEPKLALCAEQVPCGAAAATVFQAAGVTPQPDTRETDVKAVLTKVTLGEVDAALVYRTDVQAAGNKVEGIDFPESTKAVNDYPIAPLAKAPNPATAAAFVEFIRSEKARAVFTAAGFDAP; translated from the coding sequence ATGACGATGACGCGTACGGGCGTGGTGATGGTGACGGCCGGATTGGCTGCCGCGCTGGTGACGAGCTGTGGATCCGACGATTCGGCCGCAGCCGGGGATCAGGTGACGGGCAAGGTCACGGTCTTCGCCGCGGCCTCGCTCACCGAGACGTTCAAAGAACTCGGAGCCCAGTTCGAGGCCGCGCACCCCGGCGTAAAGGTCGCCTACAGCTTCGGCGCGAGCTCCGCGCTCGCCCAGCAGCTGCAGCAGGGCGCACCCGCCGATGTATTCGCCTCGGCCGCACCCAAAAACATGCAGCAGGTGGTCGACAACGGCGAAATCACCGTCAGCCCGGTCACTTTCGTGCGCAACCGGCTGGAAATTGCGGTCCCCAAGGGGAATCCGGCCCGCATCACCGGGCTCGCCGACTTCGGCAAGACCGAACCGAAACTCGCGCTGTGCGCGGAGCAGGTGCCATGCGGGGCGGCCGCCGCGACCGTCTTCCAGGCGGCGGGTGTCACCCCGCAGCCGGATACCCGCGAGACCGACGTCAAGGCGGTGCTGACGAAGGTGACGCTCGGCGAAGTGGACGCCGCTCTGGTCTACCGCACCGACGTCCAGGCCGCGGGCAACAAGGTCGAGGGAATCGACTTCCCCGAGTCCACCAAGGCCGTCAACGACTACCCGATCGCGCCGCTGGCCAAGGCCCCCAATCCGGCGACCGCCGCCGCCTTCGTCGAGTTCATCCGCTCGGAGAAGGCGCGGGCGGTGTTCACCGCGGCCGGATTCGACGCACCGTGA
- a CDS encoding aldehyde dehydrogenase, giving the protein MTTTEVINPATEKVVATVELVDAAGTDAAIERAQRAAKDWREVAPGDRARILRRFAEAIDANLEELAQLEVANAGHTIGNARWEAGNARDVLHFAAGMPERLLGNQIPVAGGVDITFHEPLGVVGVIVPWNFPMPIAAWGFAPALAAGNAVVLKPAELTPLTAIRLGELALQAGLPEYVFQVLPGKGSVVGQRFVTHPGVRKVVFTGSTEVGKQIMAGCADQVKRVTLELGGKSANIVFADADLERAAATAPYGVFDNAGQDCCARSRILVQRSVFDRFLELLEPAVQGVRVGDPAADATEMGPLISAAHRDRVAGFLEPSTKVAFTGAMPEGPGFWYPPTVVLPDAPTDRVLTEEIFGPVVAVLPFDDEADAVRIANDTEYGLSGSIWTNDVGRALRVSRGVEAGNLSVNSHSSVRYWTPFGGYKQSGLGRELGPDAALAFTETKNVFIATQ; this is encoded by the coding sequence GTGACGACTACCGAGGTGATCAATCCGGCGACCGAAAAGGTCGTAGCGACAGTCGAGCTCGTGGATGCGGCAGGAACGGACGCCGCGATCGAACGCGCGCAGCGGGCGGCGAAGGACTGGCGTGAGGTGGCGCCGGGAGACCGCGCTCGTATCCTCCGCCGGTTCGCCGAGGCGATCGACGCGAATCTCGAGGAGCTCGCGCAGCTGGAGGTCGCCAACGCTGGGCACACCATCGGCAATGCCCGCTGGGAGGCGGGCAACGCCCGCGACGTGCTGCACTTCGCCGCCGGGATGCCGGAACGTCTGCTGGGCAACCAGATTCCGGTGGCGGGCGGTGTGGACATCACCTTCCACGAACCGCTCGGCGTGGTCGGCGTGATCGTCCCCTGGAACTTCCCGATGCCGATCGCGGCCTGGGGATTCGCGCCCGCGCTGGCCGCGGGCAACGCCGTGGTGCTGAAACCCGCTGAGCTGACACCGCTTACCGCGATCCGGCTCGGCGAGCTCGCGTTGCAGGCGGGTCTGCCGGAGTACGTCTTCCAGGTGCTGCCGGGCAAGGGTTCGGTGGTGGGGCAGCGGTTCGTCACCCACCCCGGTGTGCGCAAGGTGGTTTTCACCGGTTCCACCGAGGTCGGCAAGCAGATCATGGCGGGCTGCGCCGACCAGGTGAAGCGCGTGACGCTCGAATTGGGCGGCAAGAGCGCCAATATCGTGTTCGCCGACGCCGACCTGGAACGTGCGGCCGCCACCGCGCCCTACGGCGTGTTCGACAACGCCGGTCAGGACTGCTGTGCGCGGTCCCGAATTCTGGTGCAGCGCAGCGTCTTCGATCGCTTCCTCGAATTGCTGGAACCTGCCGTGCAGGGTGTCCGGGTGGGCGATCCGGCCGCGGATGCCACCGAGATGGGACCGCTCATCTCGGCCGCCCACCGCGATCGGGTGGCCGGGTTTCTGGAACCGTCGACCAAGGTCGCCTTCACCGGCGCCATGCCCGAAGGCCCCGGATTCTGGTATCCGCCAACGGTTGTGCTGCCGGACGCGCCCACCGACCGCGTGCTCACCGAGGAGATTTTCGGCCCCGTCGTCGCGGTCCTCCCGTTCGACGACGAAGCCGACGCGGTGCGCATCGCCAACGACACCGAGTACGGCCTGTCCGGCTCCATCTGGACCAACGATGTCGGCCGCGCCCTGCGCGTATCCCGTGGGGTGGAAGCCGGCAACCTGTCGGTGAATTCGCACTCCTCGGTGCGGTACTGGACTCCGTTCGGTGGCTACAAGCAGTCCGGCCTCGGCCGCGAACTCGGCCCGGATGCGGCCCTCGCCTTCACCGAAACCAAAAACGTCTTCATCGCCACTCAGTAA
- a CDS encoding molybdopterin-binding protein yields MSYLRISEAAALLGVSDDTVRRWIDQGKLTAIQLENGRKWLSGRELAEFLRTRADAPEPGVTVAASARNRMRGIVTRVVKDRVMAQVEMQAGPFRLVSLLSAESVEELGLEVGSIAVASVKSTHVVVEIPES; encoded by the coding sequence GTGTCGTATTTGCGGATCAGCGAGGCTGCGGCGCTGCTGGGTGTCAGCGATGACACGGTGCGGCGCTGGATCGACCAGGGCAAACTCACCGCGATCCAGTTGGAGAACGGGCGCAAATGGCTGAGCGGGCGCGAGCTGGCGGAGTTCCTGCGCACCCGTGCCGACGCGCCCGAGCCCGGCGTGACGGTGGCGGCCTCGGCCCGCAACCGGATGCGCGGGATCGTGACCCGGGTCGTCAAGGACCGGGTGATGGCGCAGGTGGAGATGCAGGCCGGTCCGTTCCGGCTGGTGTCGTTGCTCAGCGCGGAATCGGTGGAGGAGCTCGGGCTCGAGGTCGGCAGCATCGCCGTCGCGTCGGTGAAGTCGACACATGTCGTAGTGGAGATACCGGAAAGTTGA
- a CDS encoding glutamine synthetase family protein, with protein sequence MRSGMLGLAELRVRVESGEIDTVLVAMTDMQGRLQGKRCAAQYFLDEVIGHATEACNYLLAVDVDMTTVDGYAMSSWDTGYGDFVLRPDLSTLRLLPWLPGTALVLCDVEQVQPSGTPVSVSPRQVLRAQLDRLAEHGLTAYVGTELEFLVFDDTYESAWNSGYRKLTPANQYNVDYSMLGTSRIEPLLRRIRREMAGAGLYVESAKGECNPGQHEIAFKYDEALVTCDNHSIYKTGAKEIAAQEGRSLTFMAKYDEREGNSCHIHLSLRRTAGGSVFADDDETTEMSALMRHFLAGQLDCLRDFTYFLAPNINSYKRFAAGSFAPTALAWGRDNRTCALRVVGSGPSLRMENRIPGGDVNPYLAVAATIAAGLHGIERRLPLEPEFHGNAYRSQRPRVPNTLRESARLFGESKLARTAFGDDVVDHYRNAARVELDAYDAAVTDWERIRGFERL encoded by the coding sequence ATGCGATCGGGGATGCTGGGACTGGCGGAGTTGCGGGTGCGGGTGGAGTCGGGGGAGATCGACACCGTCCTGGTCGCGATGACCGACATGCAGGGCCGATTGCAGGGAAAGCGCTGCGCCGCACAGTATTTCCTCGACGAGGTGATCGGGCACGCGACCGAGGCCTGTAACTATCTGCTCGCCGTGGACGTGGACATGACCACCGTCGACGGATACGCCATGTCCTCGTGGGACACCGGCTACGGCGATTTCGTGTTGCGCCCCGACCTGAGCACGTTGCGGCTGCTGCCCTGGTTGCCCGGGACCGCGCTGGTGCTCTGCGATGTCGAGCAGGTGCAGCCGAGCGGCACGCCGGTATCGGTCTCGCCCCGGCAGGTGCTGCGAGCGCAGCTGGATCGGCTGGCCGAGCACGGCCTGACGGCCTATGTCGGCACCGAGCTGGAGTTCCTGGTGTTCGACGACACCTACGAATCCGCCTGGAACAGCGGCTATCGCAAGTTGACCCCGGCCAACCAATACAACGTCGACTACTCCATGCTCGGCACCTCCCGCATCGAACCGTTGCTGCGCCGCATCCGCAGGGAAATGGCCGGCGCGGGACTCTATGTCGAGTCGGCCAAGGGCGAGTGCAACCCCGGTCAGCACGAGATCGCCTTCAAATACGACGAAGCGCTGGTCACCTGCGACAACCACAGCATCTACAAGACCGGTGCGAAGGAGATCGCCGCGCAGGAGGGCCGCAGCCTCACCTTCATGGCGAAATACGATGAGCGGGAAGGGAATTCCTGCCACATCCACCTGAGCCTGCGCCGTACCGCCGGCGGGTCGGTGTTCGCAGACGACGACGAAACTACCGAGATGTCCGCGCTCATGCGGCATTTCCTGGCCGGGCAGCTGGATTGCCTACGGGACTTCACTTATTTTCTGGCCCCGAATATCAACTCCTACAAGCGATTCGCGGCAGGCAGCTTCGCGCCGACCGCGCTGGCGTGGGGCCGGGACAACCGAACCTGCGCGCTGCGGGTGGTGGGTTCCGGGCCGTCGCTGCGCATGGAGAACCGGATCCCCGGCGGCGACGTGAACCCCTACCTCGCGGTGGCCGCGACCATCGCCGCGGGCCTGCACGGCATCGAGCGCCGCCTGCCGCTGGAACCAGAATTCCACGGCAACGCCTACCGTTCCCAGCGGCCCCGGGTGCCGAACACACTGCGGGAATCGGCTCGGCTGTTCGGGGAGAGCAAGCTCGCGCGCACCGCCTTCGGCGATGATGTGGTGGACCACTACCGAAACGCGGCGCGAGTCGAGCTGGACGCCTACGACGCCGCTGTCACCGATTGGGAGCGCATTCGTGGATTCGAACGGCTCTGA
- a CDS encoding 3-oxoacyl-ACP reductase: MRPSPSPKPKTSSSPLSKGEVLQRLQDRVAVVTGGGSGIGLATVRRFAAEGAKVVVADIDAGTGEAAAAEAGGIFVKVDVTDETQVQAMFQTAVDTYGGLDIAFNNAGISPPEDDSILTTGLDAWRRVQEVNLTSVYLCSKYAIEHMLVRGKGSVINTASFVAVMGAATSQISYTASKGGVLAMSRELGVQFARQGIRVNALCPGPVNTPLLQELFAKDPERAARRLVHIPVGRFAEPEEIAAAVAFLASDDASFITASQFLVDGGIAGAYVTPL, from the coding sequence ATGCGGCCCTCGCCTTCACCGAAACCAAAAACGTCTTCATCGCCACTCAGTAAAGGAGAAGTGTTGCAGCGCTTACAGGATCGAGTCGCCGTCGTAACCGGCGGCGGCAGTGGAATCGGTCTCGCCACGGTGCGGCGCTTCGCCGCCGAAGGGGCGAAAGTCGTTGTCGCCGACATCGACGCGGGCACCGGGGAAGCCGCCGCCGCGGAAGCGGGCGGCATTTTCGTCAAGGTCGACGTCACCGACGAAACCCAGGTGCAGGCCATGTTCCAGACCGCCGTGGACACCTACGGCGGCCTCGATATCGCCTTCAACAACGCGGGCATCTCACCGCCGGAAGATGATTCGATCCTCACCACCGGGCTGGACGCCTGGCGGCGGGTGCAGGAGGTGAACCTGACCTCGGTGTACCTGTGCAGCAAGTACGCCATCGAGCACATGCTGGTGCGCGGCAAGGGGTCGGTGATCAACACCGCCTCCTTCGTCGCGGTGATGGGCGCGGCCACCTCGCAGATCTCCTATACCGCTTCCAAGGGCGGCGTACTCGCCATGAGCCGCGAACTCGGTGTCCAATTCGCGCGGCAGGGCATTCGCGTCAACGCCCTGTGTCCCGGGCCGGTGAACACCCCGCTACTGCAGGAACTGTTCGCCAAGGACCCCGAACGCGCCGCCCGCCGCCTCGTGCACATCCCGGTGGGCCGGTTCGCCGAGCCCGAGGAAATCGCCGCTGCCGTGGCGTTTCTCGCCAGCGACGACGCGTCGTTCATCACCGCGTCGCAATTCCTCGTGGACGGTGGAATCGCCGGAGC